One window of the Mycobacterium sp. SVM_VP21 genome contains the following:
- a CDS encoding carboxyltransferase domain-containing protein: MSVALDFQDFTKTDVILDYGDSALLLQFDSTTDVLAWTAALHSAALPGVVDIVPASHTVLVKLAAPRYRAGVRRRLTTLDVNPDAVQTRAPDGPADVVVDVIYDGPDLTEVAEHTGLSVAQVITAHTATPWLVGFGGSTPGFAYLLGGDPRLQVPRRAELRPVPAGSVALAGQFSGIYPRQWPGGWQVIGHTDAVLWDLDRCSPALFTPGMSVQFRAA, encoded by the coding sequence ATGAGCGTGGCATTGGATTTCCAGGATTTCACCAAGACCGACGTGATCCTCGACTACGGCGACAGCGCCTTGCTGCTGCAGTTCGACTCCACCACCGACGTGCTGGCATGGACCGCGGCGCTGCATTCCGCCGCGCTGCCCGGCGTGGTCGACATCGTCCCGGCGTCCCACACGGTATTGGTGAAACTGGCCGCGCCCAGGTACCGGGCCGGTGTCCGGCGCCGCCTGACGACCCTGGACGTCAACCCGGACGCCGTCCAGACGCGCGCCCCCGATGGACCCGCAGACGTGGTGGTCGACGTCATCTACGACGGGCCGGATCTGACCGAGGTGGCCGAACACACCGGCCTGAGCGTCGCCCAGGTCATCACTGCCCACACCGCAACGCCCTGGTTGGTGGGATTCGGCGGATCCACTCCGGGCTTCGCTTACCTGCTCGGCGGCGACCCCAGGCTGCAGGTGCCCCGCCGCGCCGAGCTGCGTCCGGTTCCGGCCGGCTCGGTGGCACTGGCCGGCCAGTTCAGCGGCATCTATCCGCGCCAGTGGCCCGGCGGCTGGCAGGTGATCGGCCACACCGACGCCGTGTTGTGGGATCTGGACCGTTGCTCCCCGGCACTGTTCACACCGGGCATGTCGGTGCAATTCCGGGCTGCGTGA
- a CDS encoding ABC transporter substrate-binding protein — protein sequence MRDQWSRRGFFGLCGAAGATALLASCSSEEHPDDGAPGPVTIAHIFGETTVPEPPNRVVCAGYTGQDDLLALGVVPIAVTNWFGDQPFAVWPWAQRQLGDAKPVVLDLDNGIAVTQIADLKPDLIIATNAGVDADTYQKLSAIAPTVPQSGGDAFFEPWKVQSAAIGKAVHRGQQMQSLIDGVDSTFTDVAAARPGFKGKKVLLLAGRLDQGNVSAASGWRTAFLTQMGLTVAEAPALIEQERIRSVLGGVDVLIWTTESDGERTALLADPDIAGLESRSIFTTKDQAGAIAFASPLSYPVVAGQLPALIAKITG from the coding sequence ATGCGAGACCAGTGGAGCCGGCGCGGTTTCTTCGGCCTCTGCGGCGCGGCCGGTGCCACCGCGCTTCTGGCGTCCTGCTCGTCGGAGGAGCACCCCGACGACGGCGCACCCGGACCGGTGACCATCGCCCATATCTTCGGTGAGACCACTGTCCCGGAGCCGCCCAACCGGGTGGTGTGTGCCGGCTACACCGGCCAGGACGACCTGCTAGCGCTCGGTGTTGTCCCGATCGCAGTGACCAACTGGTTCGGCGACCAGCCGTTCGCGGTGTGGCCGTGGGCGCAGCGACAGCTCGGGGATGCCAAACCGGTGGTGCTGGACTTGGACAACGGGATCGCGGTCACCCAGATCGCCGACCTCAAGCCGGATCTGATCATCGCGACGAACGCCGGGGTGGATGCCGACACCTATCAGAAACTGTCGGCGATCGCGCCGACCGTGCCCCAGTCGGGGGGTGACGCCTTCTTCGAGCCCTGGAAGGTTCAGTCCGCCGCCATCGGCAAAGCGGTACATCGCGGGCAGCAGATGCAGTCGCTGATCGACGGGGTCGACAGCACGTTCACCGACGTCGCCGCTGCGCGCCCCGGCTTCAAGGGCAAGAAGGTGCTGCTGCTGGCCGGCCGACTGGACCAGGGCAATGTCAGCGCCGCCAGCGGCTGGCGAACCGCGTTTCTGACCCAGATGGGGTTGACCGTCGCCGAGGCGCCCGCGCTGATCGAGCAGGAGCGGATCCGATCCGTGCTCGGCGGCGTGGATGTGCTGATCTGGACTACCGAGAGCGACGGCGAGCGCACGGCGCTGCTGGCCGATCCGGACATCGCCGGGCTCGAGTCACGCAGCATCTTCACAACCAAAGACCAGGCCGGCGCGATCGCCTTCGCCTCCCCGCTGAGCTACCCGGTGGTGGCCGGGCAGCTACCCGCGCTGATCGCCAAGATCACCGGTTAG
- a CDS encoding acyl-CoA dehydrogenase family protein, which translates to MAIELSYSAEVSALVEKTRAFIEDVVLPVEDRFGGDIAAAGGDAAVQELQAAARDAGVFAPHAPVEYGGLGLNMSDRAPVFEAAGYSLFGPAAVNIAAPDEGNVHLLAEVASPEQKARYLAPLAAGDVRSAFAMTEPGPGAGSDPSALTTKAERRSGDWYITGRKWYITGADGAGFFIVMARTSGEPGQRGGATMFLVPADTAGLTVGRHIPTLDRSMVGGHCEVFFDDVRVSEEAVLGEVDRGFEYAQVRLGPARMTHVMRWLGAARRGHDTALSHVVERQAFGSALGDLGMIQNMVADNEIDIAATRALLVRACWELDQGSGAGDATSIAKTFAAEAIFRIVDRSVQMCGALGVTEDLPPARLSREVRPFRVYDGPSEVHRWAIAKRRLGAARRARKDAAQ; encoded by the coding sequence ATGGCGATCGAGTTGAGCTACTCGGCGGAAGTGTCGGCGCTCGTCGAAAAGACGCGGGCGTTCATCGAGGACGTGGTGTTGCCGGTGGAGGACCGCTTCGGCGGGGATATCGCCGCCGCGGGCGGCGACGCCGCGGTGCAAGAACTGCAAGCCGCTGCTCGCGATGCGGGTGTGTTCGCGCCGCACGCTCCCGTCGAATACGGCGGGCTGGGTTTGAATATGTCCGACCGGGCGCCGGTCTTCGAAGCTGCCGGCTATTCACTGTTCGGTCCGGCTGCGGTGAACATCGCCGCTCCCGATGAGGGCAACGTGCACCTGCTGGCGGAGGTGGCCAGCCCCGAACAGAAGGCGCGTTACCTCGCGCCTCTGGCTGCCGGCGACGTGCGGTCCGCGTTCGCGATGACCGAGCCGGGGCCGGGCGCGGGTTCGGACCCGTCAGCGCTGACGACCAAGGCCGAACGCCGGTCGGGCGATTGGTACATCACCGGCCGCAAGTGGTACATCACCGGCGCCGACGGCGCGGGATTCTTCATCGTCATGGCCCGCACCTCCGGGGAGCCCGGCCAGCGCGGCGGCGCCACCATGTTCCTGGTCCCCGCCGACACCGCGGGGCTGACCGTCGGCCGACACATCCCGACCCTGGACCGGTCCATGGTGGGCGGCCACTGTGAGGTGTTCTTCGACGACGTTCGGGTTTCCGAGGAAGCGGTGCTCGGCGAGGTGGACCGCGGCTTCGAATACGCCCAGGTGCGTCTCGGGCCTGCACGCATGACGCATGTCATGCGATGGCTCGGCGCCGCGCGTCGCGGCCACGACACCGCACTGTCGCATGTCGTTGAGCGTCAGGCATTCGGATCGGCGCTCGGCGATCTGGGCATGATCCAGAACATGGTGGCCGACAACGAAATCGACATCGCCGCCACCCGAGCGCTGCTGGTGCGCGCATGCTGGGAACTCGATCAGGGCTCGGGCGCCGGCGACGCGACGTCGATCGCCAAGACGTTCGCCGCCGAGGCGATTTTCCGGATCGTCGACCGAAGCGTGCAGATGTGCGGTGCGCTGGGCGTCACCGAGGACCTGCCCCCGGCGCGGCTTTCCCGCGAGGTCCGTCCGTTCCGGGTTTACGACGGCCCCTCCGAGGTACACCGCTGGGCCATCGCCAAGCGGCGGCTCGGGGCTGCCCGGCGCGCTCGCAAGGACGCCGCGCAGTGA
- a CDS encoding hydantoinase B/oxoprolinase family protein, with protein MAGTWQFWIDRGGTFTDIVARHPDGRLLTHKLLSENPEQYRDAAVAGVRALLQIEVDAPIPAGLIESVRMGTTVATNALLERAGERTLLVITRGFGDALRIAYQNRPHIFDRQIVLPEQLYERTIEVDERVAADGAVLQAPDLEALAAQLRAAHLGGIRACAVVCLHSYRNPLHERVIGELAREIGFAQVSLSCEVSPLPKLIPRGDTAVVDAYLSPVLRRYVAQVADQLTGVRLMFMQSNGGLAAADHFRGKDAILSGPAGGIVGMVRMSALAGFDSVIGFDMGGTSTDVSHYTANLGYERVFTTEVAGVRLRAPMLHIHTVAAGGGSILHFDGSRYRVGPESAGADPGPACYRRGGPLTVTDANVMLGRIQPAHFPAVFGPAGDEPLDAAKVGRSFAALADEIRSATGDDRSPEQVAEGFLRIAVANMANAVKKISVARGHDITRYALTTFGGAGGQHACAVADELGIRTVLVPPMAGVLSALGIGLADTTVIRERAVETELDSTALARLDEVADDLEKQARGELAAQHIPAHQTHAIRRVHLRYQGTDTSIPVELGGIAAMTAAFEEIHRSMYSFLMERALIAEAVSVEATGLTEQPELFGRSDADASRRPVEVVRLYAGGAWHDAPLHRRDAITDVVVGPAIIAEDNATTVVDDGWQAQLTPDGQLVLQRLATTAPVAAGTAADPVLLEIFNNLFMAIAEQMGTRLEATAQSVNIRERLDFSCALFDADGNLVANAPHIPVHLGSMGATVKEVIARRAGAMRPGQVYAVNDPYHGGTHLPDITVVTPVYAEAAGPNDPVLFFVASRGHHAEIGGTTPGSMPADSRSVVEEGVLFDNWLLVDDGHFRETPTRNLLTAATYASRSPDTNLADLRAQVAANQKGIDEIRSMISHFGLDVVQAYMRHVQDNAEEAVRRVIDTLDDGEYRYEMDSGATIAVRVTVDRAARGATIDFTGTSPQLATNFNAPSSVATAAVLYVFRTLVADDIPINDGCLRPLRITIPDGTLLSPAYPAAVVAGNVETSQAITGSLLAALRVQAEGSGTMNNVTFGNAGHQYYETLGCGSGAGDGFDGASVVQTHMTNSRLTDPEVLEMRFPVLLREYAIRHDSGGSGRWHGGDGGVRKIEFREPMTVSVLTGHRRVPPYGMAGGQPGGLGRNRVERADGSVTELAGCDSTDLEPGDVLVIETPGGGGYGEPA; from the coding sequence GTGGCGGGTACCTGGCAGTTCTGGATCGACCGGGGCGGCACGTTCACCGACATCGTGGCGCGCCACCCCGATGGGCGCCTACTCACCCACAAGCTCCTCTCGGAGAATCCTGAGCAGTACCGCGATGCGGCGGTGGCCGGAGTCCGCGCCCTGCTGCAGATCGAGGTCGACGCACCGATTCCGGCCGGACTGATCGAATCGGTGCGGATGGGCACGACGGTGGCCACCAACGCCCTGCTGGAGCGCGCCGGTGAACGGACCCTGTTGGTCATCACGCGGGGTTTCGGCGACGCGCTGCGCATCGCCTATCAGAATCGGCCACACATCTTCGACCGGCAGATCGTGCTGCCCGAGCAACTCTACGAACGCACCATCGAAGTCGATGAACGCGTCGCCGCCGACGGGGCCGTGCTGCAGGCACCGGACTTGGAAGCCTTGGCCGCACAGCTGCGGGCCGCCCACCTCGGCGGTATCCGCGCGTGCGCGGTGGTATGCCTGCACAGTTACCGAAATCCCTTGCATGAAAGGGTTATCGGTGAGCTGGCTCGCGAGATCGGCTTTGCTCAGGTGTCGTTGTCGTGTGAGGTCAGTCCACTGCCGAAATTGATTCCACGTGGTGACACCGCGGTCGTCGACGCCTATCTGTCACCGGTATTGCGCCGCTATGTGGCCCAAGTAGCCGACCAGCTCACCGGCGTGCGGCTGATGTTCATGCAGTCCAATGGCGGGCTGGCGGCGGCAGATCACTTCCGCGGCAAGGACGCCATCCTTTCCGGTCCGGCCGGCGGAATCGTCGGCATGGTTCGGATGTCGGCGTTGGCGGGCTTCGATTCGGTGATCGGCTTCGACATGGGCGGAACCTCGACCGACGTCTCGCATTACACCGCCAACCTCGGGTACGAGCGGGTGTTCACCACCGAAGTCGCCGGCGTACGGCTGCGCGCACCGATGCTGCACATCCACACCGTCGCGGCCGGCGGCGGCTCGATCCTGCACTTCGACGGCAGCCGTTATCGGGTGGGCCCAGAGTCCGCAGGTGCCGATCCGGGGCCGGCCTGCTATCGGCGCGGCGGACCGTTGACCGTCACCGACGCCAACGTCATGCTGGGGCGCATCCAACCGGCACATTTCCCCGCAGTATTCGGACCGGCCGGCGACGAACCACTGGACGCAGCGAAGGTCGGACGCTCCTTCGCCGCGCTGGCCGACGAAATCCGTTCCGCCACCGGCGATGACCGCAGCCCCGAGCAGGTCGCCGAAGGATTCCTGCGCATCGCCGTAGCCAACATGGCCAATGCGGTAAAGAAGATCTCGGTGGCCCGGGGACACGACATCACCCGCTACGCCTTGACCACCTTCGGTGGTGCCGGCGGACAGCACGCGTGCGCGGTCGCCGACGAGCTCGGCATCCGTACGGTGTTGGTGCCACCGATGGCGGGCGTGCTCTCCGCACTTGGAATCGGATTGGCCGATACCACCGTGATCCGCGAGCGCGCCGTCGAGACCGAGCTGGACTCCACCGCCCTCGCCAGATTGGACGAGGTCGCCGACGACCTGGAGAAGCAGGCTCGCGGCGAGCTCGCCGCACAGCACATTCCGGCCCACCAAACCCACGCGATACGCCGGGTGCACCTGCGCTACCAGGGCACCGACACCTCGATCCCGGTCGAGCTCGGCGGCATTGCTGCGATGACGGCGGCATTCGAGGAGATCCACCGCAGCATGTACTCGTTCCTGATGGAGCGTGCGCTGATCGCCGAGGCGGTTTCGGTCGAGGCGACCGGACTCACCGAGCAACCCGAGCTGTTCGGGCGAAGCGATGCCGACGCATCCCGTCGACCCGTTGAAGTCGTGCGCCTCTACGCCGGTGGTGCCTGGCATGACGCGCCGCTGCACCGGCGGGACGCGATCACCGACGTGGTGGTCGGGCCCGCCATCATCGCCGAGGACAACGCCACCACTGTCGTCGACGACGGTTGGCAGGCCCAGCTCACCCCCGACGGTCAACTGGTGCTGCAACGGCTGGCCACGACCGCGCCGGTCGCCGCCGGGACCGCGGCCGATCCAGTGTTGCTGGAGATCTTCAACAACCTGTTTATGGCCATCGCCGAGCAGATGGGAACCCGACTGGAGGCAACCGCCCAGTCGGTGAACATCCGTGAGCGACTGGACTTCTCCTGCGCATTGTTCGACGCCGACGGCAATCTGGTGGCCAACGCGCCCCATATCCCGGTGCACCTGGGATCGATGGGCGCTACCGTCAAGGAGGTCATCGCCCGCCGGGCCGGCGCGATGCGGCCCGGCCAGGTTTATGCGGTCAACGACCCGTATCACGGCGGCACCCACCTGCCCGACATCACCGTCGTCACTCCGGTGTACGCCGAAGCCGCGGGCCCAAACGACCCGGTGTTGTTCTTTGTGGCCTCGCGCGGCCACCACGCCGAGATCGGGGGCACCACACCCGGTTCCATGCCCGCGGACAGCCGGTCCGTGGTCGAAGAGGGCGTGCTGTTCGACAACTGGTTACTGGTCGACGATGGCCACTTTCGCGAGACACCAACCCGCAACCTTCTCACCGCGGCGACCTACGCCTCGCGCAGTCCCGACACCAACCTCGCGGATCTGCGTGCACAGGTCGCCGCCAACCAGAAGGGCATCGACGAGATCCGGTCAATGATCTCCCATTTCGGTCTGGATGTCGTGCAGGCCTATATGCGCCACGTCCAGGACAACGCCGAGGAGGCGGTGCGCCGGGTCATCGATACCCTCGACGATGGCGAGTACCGCTATGAGATGGACTCCGGCGCGACGATCGCGGTGCGGGTTACCGTCGACCGCGCGGCGCGGGGTGCCACCATCGACTTCACCGGGACATCCCCGCAGTTGGCGACGAACTTCAACGCTCCGTCATCGGTGGCCACCGCCGCAGTGCTCTACGTGTTCCGCACGCTGGTAGCCGACGACATCCCGATCAATGACGGGTGCCTGCGCCCGCTACGGATCACGATCCCGGACGGCACCCTGTTGTCGCCGGCCTACCCGGCCGCGGTGGTCGCGGGAAACGTCGAGACCTCGCAGGCGATCACCGGTTCGCTGCTGGCCGCACTGCGGGTGCAGGCCGAGGGCTCCGGGACGATGAACAATGTCACGTTCGGCAACGCCGGCCACCAGTACTACGAGACGCTCGGCTGTGGGTCGGGCGCAGGCGACGGTTTCGACGGCGCGTCGGTGGTGCAGACCCACATGACCAACTCGCGACTCACCGATCCGGAGGTGCTGGAGATGCGTTTCCCGGTGTTGTTGCGCGAGTACGCGATCCGGCACGACAGCGGCGGATCCGGACGCTGGCACGGCGGTGATGGCGGCGTGCGCAAGATCGAGTTCCGCGAGCCGATGACCGTCAGTGTGCTGACCGGACACCGGCGAGTTCCGCCCTACGGCATGGCCGGTGGCCAACCCGGAGGCTTGGGGCGTAACCGGGTGGAACGCGCGGACGGCTCGGTGACCGAGTTGGCCGGCTGCGATTCCACCGACCTCGAGCCCGGCGACGTGCTGGTAATCGAGACTCCCGGTGGCGGCGGGTATGGCGAGCCCGCCTAA
- a CDS encoding TetR family transcriptional regulator, producing MAIRAARQARGLTVRDLAQCLQVSPATISAIENGKTGISVSRLQACAGALGVTPAEILAGTVSAASTHLDHARADAADSQQRDWRRFPPLALDGVLAAAIDAFVETGYHGSTMRDVSARAGMSVPGIYHHYPDKQALLVAILDLTMTELHWRVTAARADATTGLQEVRLVVEALALFHTHRQKLAFIGASEMRSLTAANRQRIADSRNQLQHTLDAAIDRAARESDVDVADVLDRRIAGRAITTMCTSLPQWFNADGPATPEETARTYADFAASLLTKPHSPGLASPPWTADGRM from the coding sequence ATGGCGATCCGCGCCGCCCGTCAGGCCAGAGGTCTGACCGTCCGCGACCTGGCGCAGTGCCTGCAGGTCAGCCCCGCCACGATCAGCGCCATTGAGAACGGCAAGACCGGGATCTCGGTGTCACGCCTCCAGGCGTGCGCCGGGGCGCTGGGTGTCACACCGGCCGAGATCCTGGCGGGCACCGTCTCGGCGGCGTCGACGCACCTGGACCACGCGCGCGCCGACGCCGCCGATTCCCAGCAGCGCGACTGGCGGCGGTTTCCGCCGCTGGCCCTCGACGGCGTCTTGGCCGCGGCCATCGATGCGTTCGTCGAAACCGGCTACCACGGCAGCACCATGCGCGATGTCTCTGCACGCGCGGGCATGAGCGTGCCCGGGATTTACCACCACTACCCCGATAAGCAGGCGCTGCTGGTGGCGATACTCGACCTGACCATGACCGAACTGCACTGGCGGGTCACCGCGGCCCGCGCCGACGCCACCACCGGCCTGCAGGAAGTGCGCCTGGTCGTCGAAGCCCTGGCCTTGTTCCACACGCACCGCCAGAAACTGGCCTTCATCGGAGCCAGCGAGATGCGCAGCCTGACAGCGGCGAATCGGCAACGTATCGCTGACTCACGAAATCAACTGCAGCACACCCTCGACGCCGCGATCGACCGCGCCGCGCGCGAGTCTGACGTTGACGTCGCCGATGTGCTCGACCGCCGGATCGCAGGACGCGCCATCACAACCATGTGCACGTCGCTGCCGCAGTGGTTCAACGCCGACGGTCCTGCCACCCCCGAGGAGACCGCACGTACCTACGCCGATTTTGCGGCCTCCCTGCTCACCAAGCCGCACAGTCCCGGACTGGCTTCCCCACCATGGACAGCCGACGGCAGAATGTGA
- a CDS encoding 5-oxoprolinase/urea amidolyase family protein, whose translation MTTLEILHTGPLALVEDLGRAGLGHLGVSRSGAADRRSHKLANRLLANPDDRATIEVAFGGLSVRVHGGDIDIAVTGADTDPNVNGVSFGTNSIQHVRDGQVVSLGRPRSGLRSYLAVRGGIDVTPVLGSRSYDVMGEIGPAPLRDGDVLRIGERTGHFPEIDQAPVATIPDDVVELRVTPGPRDDWFVDPDIMVRTNWLVSNRSDRVGMRLVGMPLEYRWPERQLPAEGVDRGAIQILPNGFPIILGPDHPVTGAYPVVGVVVDEDIDTLAQVQPGQTVRMHWSRPRQHPASHSAW comes from the coding sequence ATGACAACCCTGGAAATTTTGCACACCGGCCCGCTGGCCCTGGTCGAGGATCTGGGCCGGGCCGGGTTGGGGCATCTCGGCGTCAGCCGCTCCGGCGCCGCCGACCGCCGCTCGCACAAGTTGGCCAACCGGCTGTTGGCCAATCCCGACGATCGAGCCACCATCGAGGTGGCATTCGGCGGACTGTCCGTGCGAGTCCACGGCGGAGACATCGACATCGCGGTCACCGGCGCCGACACCGACCCGAATGTCAACGGAGTCAGCTTCGGCACCAACAGCATTCAGCACGTCCGCGACGGCCAGGTGGTCTCCTTGGGCAGGCCGCGGTCGGGCCTGCGCAGCTATCTGGCGGTACGGGGCGGCATCGATGTCACCCCGGTGCTGGGTTCCCGCAGTTACGACGTGATGGGCGAGATCGGCCCCGCCCCGTTGCGTGACGGCGACGTGCTGCGGATCGGCGAACGGACCGGCCACTTTCCCGAGATCGACCAGGCGCCGGTGGCGACCATCCCCGACGACGTGGTCGAGTTGCGGGTGACACCCGGTCCACGCGACGACTGGTTCGTCGACCCCGACATCATGGTGCGCACCAATTGGCTGGTAAGTAACCGCAGCGACCGCGTCGGCATGCGGTTGGTGGGGATGCCGCTGGAATACCGTTGGCCGGAAAGGCAATTGCCCGCCGAGGGCGTCGACCGGGGCGCAATCCAGATCCTGCCCAACGGCTTTCCGATAATCCTGGGTCCTGACCATCCGGTGACCGGCGCCTACCCGGTAGTCGGGGTGGTGGTCGACGAGGACATCGACACGTTGGCCCAGGTTCAGCCCGGGCAGACCGTACGGATGCACTGGTCTCGGCCCCGCCAACACCCCGCCTCGCACTCGGCCTGGTAG
- a CDS encoding GNAT family N-acetyltransferase has translation MPRQVHTARLIHTSDLDDETRRGAHRLVTEASGGTLSDADWQHALGGMHALIWHHGVLIAHGSVIRRQLLHRGRSLRCGYIEAVTVQADHRERGLGTAVLEACEQVIRGAFELGALSSPSFSRRLYTARGWLLWRGPTAVLAPTGPVRTPEADGTVFVMPVGTDLDVTAELTCDWRDGHVW, from the coding sequence GTGCCCCGCCAGGTTCATACCGCCCGCCTGATCCACACCAGCGATCTGGACGACGAGACCCGCCGCGGCGCGCATCGGCTGGTCACCGAAGCCTCCGGGGGCACACTGTCCGACGCCGATTGGCAGCACGCGCTCGGTGGCATGCACGCATTGATCTGGCACCACGGCGTCCTGATCGCCCACGGCTCGGTGATCCGGCGCCAACTGCTCCATCGCGGCAGATCTCTGCGGTGCGGCTATATAGAGGCCGTCACCGTCCAGGCCGATCACCGGGAGCGGGGCCTGGGCACCGCGGTACTCGAGGCATGCGAACAGGTGATCCGCGGCGCGTTCGAACTCGGAGCCCTCAGTTCGCCAAGTTTCAGCCGTCGGCTCTACACCGCGCGCGGATGGTTGCTGTGGCGTGGGCCCACGGCTGTCTTGGCACCGACCGGTCCGGTGCGCACCCCCGAGGCGGACGGAACGGTGTTCGTCATGCCGGTCGGTACCGACCTGGACGTCACCGCCGAGCTGACGTGCGACTGGCGAGACGGTCACGTCTGGTAG
- a CDS encoding sodium-dependent bicarbonate transport family permease, which produces MLYEFWHNFTHNLFKPLLLFFYMGFLIPLLKIQFEFPYVLYQGLTLYLLLAIGWHGGEELATIDSSSIGGVLGFIVLGFATNLIIGFVAYWLLTRMTKMRRIDRATVAGYYGSDSAGTFATCLGVLATLDIAFDAYMPVMLAVMEIPGCVVALVLVSRLRARGMDAQGNMADEPGYNKKASRQLVTATAQASGARTTTGHDQGIQDEIDLALERQEPVQSSAPTPTTSSAPPSGALLREVLLNPGLYLLFGGILIGFVGRLQGASVIEDGDHVFVTAFQGMLCLFLLEMGMTASRKLKDLRSAGRGLIAFGLLAPNLFAISGIFIIHTYSQITGTHFEAGSYVLFAVLCGAASYIAVPAVQRMAIPEASPTVPLAASLGLTFSYNVTIGIPLYLQIAKAVNLWLPVS; this is translated from the coding sequence ATGCTGTACGAGTTCTGGCACAACTTCACCCACAACTTGTTCAAGCCACTGTTGCTTTTCTTCTACATGGGCTTCCTCATCCCGCTGCTGAAGATCCAATTCGAGTTCCCCTACGTGCTGTATCAGGGCTTGACGTTGTATTTGCTGCTGGCCATCGGCTGGCACGGCGGTGAAGAGCTCGCGACCATCGACTCGTCGAGCATCGGTGGTGTCCTGGGCTTCATCGTGCTGGGCTTCGCCACCAACTTGATCATCGGATTCGTCGCCTACTGGCTGCTGACACGAATGACCAAGATGAGACGCATCGACCGTGCCACCGTCGCCGGGTATTACGGGTCGGACTCGGCCGGTACTTTCGCCACCTGCCTTGGCGTGCTCGCCACGCTGGACATCGCGTTCGACGCTTACATGCCGGTGATGCTGGCCGTCATGGAGATTCCGGGCTGCGTCGTGGCCCTGGTCCTGGTGTCACGGTTGCGGGCACGCGGAATGGACGCGCAGGGCAACATGGCCGACGAGCCCGGCTACAACAAGAAAGCCAGCCGGCAACTCGTCACCGCCACCGCCCAGGCCAGCGGAGCACGCACCACAACGGGGCACGATCAGGGCATCCAAGACGAGATCGACCTCGCGCTGGAAAGGCAAGAGCCCGTCCAGTCGAGCGCTCCGACGCCGACTACCTCCTCGGCACCGCCCAGCGGAGCGCTGTTGCGAGAGGTACTTCTCAACCCGGGGCTTTACCTGCTGTTCGGTGGGATCCTTATCGGCTTCGTCGGCCGCCTGCAGGGTGCCTCGGTCATTGAGGACGGTGACCACGTCTTCGTCACCGCGTTCCAGGGGATGCTGTGCCTCTTCCTGCTCGAAATGGGGATGACGGCCTCGCGCAAGCTTAAGGACCTGCGGTCGGCAGGACGCGGTCTGATTGCCTTTGGGTTGTTGGCGCCCAACCTCTTTGCGATATCCGGAATTTTCATCATCCACACCTACTCGCAAATCACCGGCACCCATTTCGAGGCCGGCAGCTACGTACTCTTCGCAGTGCTGTGTGGTGCGGCTTCCTACATCGCCGTGCCGGCGGTGCAGCGAATGGCGATCCCCGAAGCCAGTCCGACGGTTCCGCTGGCCGCATCTCTGGGCCTGACGTTCTCCTACAACGTGACCATCGGGATACCGCTGTATCTGCAGATCGCGAAGGCCGTCAACCTCTGGCTTCCAGTCAGCTGA